GACGACTACGGGCTTTTGCACATCGGCACGCGCGTGCGCAAGATGCACTCGAGCTACCGCTCCACGTTCCGCACGCTCGGCGACATACCTTACGCCATGGTCTTTGCGGCGAGGCACGCCCTCAGCTGGGAGCCGCCGTCCGGCTCCGAGGGGATCGTCCCGCTGCGTGAGCACAAGAGGCGCCGCAAGGACAAAAACGTCAAGATCAACACCTCATACGACGACCGGGTCACGATCCTCTACTACTACCCCGGCATGAACCCTGATCTCGTCGACGCGATAGTGGACAAGGGCTACCACGGCATAGTGATCGCCGGCACCGGCCTGGGGCACGTGAACTCGGTCCTCAACCCCGCTCTCAAACGCGCGGTCGACAAGGGCGTGGCCGTGGTCATGACCGTGCAGACGCTCTGGGGCTATGTGCACATGAACGTGTATGACACCGGGAGATATCTGCTGGATCTTGGCATAATCCCATGCGAGAACATGATCCCGGAGGCGGCCTACATGAAGCTCTGCTGGACATTGGGTCAGACACGGGATTTGCAGAAAGTACGCGAGATGATGCTCACCCCCATCGCGCGCGAGATCACGGAGCGCGAGCCGCACAACGGATATCTCGTCTACCAGGGCGGCATCCCCGAGGTGGAGCGCTTCCTGTCGACGTACAAGAAATAAAAGGGACGGGTTGACGCTTAGAAACGGCGATAGTAATCCGACGGGACTCCGAGCTTTATCCACTCCACTTCGCTGATGTACGAGTCAACCTGTGCCTTTGTCTCAGCGCTGACATCCCGAAAGGAATGCCCGTTGATGCTCTGGGGAGTGAAATAATCCGGCTGGCTGACCTGATCCTCCGGATTGAGTTGCAGGCATTCGGAGATCGGCTTTGGCGGCTGTTTAATATTAACTGATTTGATGATATCGGACATCCCGGCATCCTCCTTTCCCCCATCGAATCCTGAATGTAGTCATTTTTTCAGTTTCTCCCGGATCTGCCTCAGCAGGCGTCTGGCCTCTGTCCTGACGAGAAAATCGGGACCGCGCGCTGCCTTGCGTATGGCTTCGAGGTCGTAAGACGCCGGCGCGCCCACCCCTATGTTCTCCAGGACGCTGAGCGCCTGCAGGCGGATTGAGCTCAGCTCGTCCGTTCTTTCGACCGCCCTCGAGATGGTGATCCGGATGATGGGCAAGAGGTGTTCGGGCCCCTTGAAAGCGGCATCCTCGATGTAGTGCAGCGCCAGGCTGCGCTCGGTAATGTTCCCTATCTCCAGGCGCGAGATCGCCCTTGCCAGCGCTGACTCCCCCTTTTTCGGCCTGCCGTTGCCGTTCGAAGAGCCTCCGTTGCCGGTGCCGCCTGGAGGCGGCATCGACGATGAGCCTGACGGAGGCGGCATGCTGGGGGCCCCCGAGGCGAATAGGCGCGCCAGTCCCTGAGATCCGAATCCCCTGTTCCCGGCGATGAGGCGCAGGCTGCTTTGCGTGAACGCCGTGAGCTGATAATAACCAGGGGCGGAGAGATGCGCAGGCATGACCGCGGCCGCGCCGGCCCAGGACGGGTAATTCATCGTTGTCGTGCACGCTGACAGCTGCATCTCTTGCTGCCTCCGGTTTCTCCTCTTTATCGGAGCATGGCGAAAAAAGTTGCTCGAAATCTACGTGAGGCCGAAGAACGACCTTATGCGGGCGGAGAGCCCCTGGACCCTGGCGGAGCGGTCCCTCTCCCCCTCGCCCAGCTTCCTGTTCGTCTCCGCCTGGCGCTCTGCAAGGGCCTGCGCCAGTCTCTCGAGTATCGCGACGTCTGCGGAGAGGATGTCGGAGAACAGCGCCTTGTCTATGGCAAAGAGCGTGGAGTCTGCGGTCGCGCGCACGGTCGCCGACCTCGGCTCGCCGGTGAGAAGGCTCATCTCGCCGAAGAAAGACGGCGGCGCGAGAGTGGCGACCGGAATCGAGGAGTCCTTGCCAACGAGCACGTCGCAGGCGCCGGAATGTATCACGTACATGGAGTCGCCAGGGTCTCCCTGCCACACCACGGTCTCCCCCTCCGCGTAGGACTCTATTCTCATGGAGCGCGCGAGCGACTCCTTCTCCTCGTGAGAAAGCGGCGCGAGGATGGGCACCGAGTCGAGGCGCGCGCGAACATCTCCCCGCTGTTTCTTCGACAGCTCCTCCTCGCGCGCGCGCTCTATGTGGGCGTGATGCACGTCCCTGATCGGGAACGGGATGCGGATGCCGTTGCGGCGCAGCGCGTACCACAGCCTGTTCATCACCGATGCGCGCAGCTCCGGGGAGACGCCGTAGTCCTCGTAGGCGAACCTCATCATGTACGTTATCGCGAAGTCGCCGTACTCCATCACCCTCACCGACGGCGCGGGGGTCTTCAGAATCCTCGGCTCCTCGCGTAGGGTGTCCAGCATGACCCGGCGGACCCTGTTCGGGGCCGCGCCGTACTCGATGCCCACGTTTATCTTCATCGTGTGCAGGCGCGAGGGCCTGGAGAAGTTGGTGAGCACGGTCTTTATTATGTCGAGGTTGGGGACGTAGACCAGCTCGCTCTCGAAGTTGAGGAGCCTGGTCGACTTCCATCCGATGCCGACCACCCTCCCCACCTTCTCTCCGTACTGTATCCAGTCGCCTATGGAGTACGGCCGCTCGAGCTGGAGAGAGAGCCCTGCGAACAGGTTGCCGAGGGTGCTCTGCGCGGCGAGGCCGATCACTGCGGTGAGAACCGCCGAAGTGGTGATGAGCCCCGCGAGGTTCGCCCCGCCCTTCTCGCGCAGGACCAGGAATATGATCACCGCGTATATGACGGCGAGCAGAAAGTCCTTCGTGAGGGCCGGCAGCCTCTCCTTTTTCTGTATCTTGACCCAGAGCTCGACGGTCAGGGCGAAGATGAGGCGGGCGACCGCGCAGTAGAGCGCTATGACTGCGGCCGTGTCGATCCAGTGAAGGAGCCCCTGGCTCAGCCGATCGGCCATGGCCTTGTGCACGAAGTTGAGCGCCAGGTAGAGGATGAGCAGGCCGATCGGGAAGTGCGGCATCTTCTTTGTGCGGAACGCGGCGTAACGGTAGGCCACAAGGACCGCCATCACGCCCAGGATGACCCACGGGTTCTGCATGATTCCTGTCGAGAGCGGTTCGCCGGCGTTCATGGCCGCGAGTATAATTCATGAGGGTGAAAGGTCAAAGGTGAAAGCTGAAAGGTCAAAGGTGAATGGGGGAGGCAAATAGGGCCTTGCGCAGAGGGGCGCATGTGTTACCTTCAGCTCAATGGCGAAGGCCCGTATAAAATTCTGGGGGGTGAGGGGCTCCATCCCCTCGCCGGGCAGGGGCACAGCGTTCTTCGGCGGCAACACCACCTGCGTCGAGATAGAGGCCGGCTCCACCCGCGTGATCTGCGACGCCGGCACAGGCATCCGCGACCTGGGTCTCGATCTCTCGCGGCGCGCGAAGGGGCGCCCGATCGAGGCGCTCATACTCCTGTCCCACGTTCACTGGGACCACTACATCGGGCTGCCCTTCTTCGCCCCATTATATAATGATAGGAACCGCTTCACGGTCGCGGGCCCCAGGATAATGGGGAAGGAGTTCCCGGCGGCCATAAAGGAGGCGATACGGCCGCCCTACTTCCCGATCAGCACGGCTGAGTTTTCGGCAAAGATCGACTTCGCCAACATCGG
The genomic region above belongs to Pseudomonadota bacterium and contains:
- a CDS encoding mechanosensitive ion channel family protein; its protein translation is MQNPWVILGVMAVLVAYRYAAFRTKKMPHFPIGLLILYLALNFVHKAMADRLSQGLLHWIDTAAVIALYCAVARLIFALTVELWVKIQKKERLPALTKDFLLAVIYAVIIFLVLREKGGANLAGLITTSAVLTAVIGLAAQSTLGNLFAGLSLQLERPYSIGDWIQYGEKVGRVVGIGWKSTRLLNFESELVYVPNLDIIKTVLTNFSRPSRLHTMKINVGIEYGAAPNRVRRVMLDTLREEPRILKTPAPSVRVMEYGDFAITYMMRFAYEDYGVSPELRASVMNRLWYALRRNGIRIPFPIRDVHHAHIERAREEELSKKQRGDVRARLDSVPILAPLSHEEKESLARSMRIESYAEGETVVWQGDPGDSMYVIHSGACDVLVGKDSSIPVATLAPPSFFGEMSLLTGEPRSATVRATADSTLFAIDKALFSDILSADVAILERLAQALAERQAETNRKLGEGERDRSARVQGLSARIRSFFGLT